A genomic window from Candidatus Kouleothrix ribensis includes:
- a CDS encoding glutamine amidotransferase, whose translation MSYRLRLAHLYPDQMNIYGDRGNIVALQQRCAWRGIGVELVPVGVGAAIDWAAVDLAFFGGGQDSGQALIAGDFVRQQGPAMRAAIDAGLVVLAICGGYQLLGHYFLTHTGERLPGVGAIDVHTVGGQVRLIGNIVIAADLPEVGTAPAGPISLQQVRLVGFENHSGRTYLGAGVRRLGRVLVGHGNNGEDGSEGAVYRNTFGCYMHGSLLPKNPQFADYLIGLALARRYGPAAALQPLDDRLELAAQHTMVERLLAR comes from the coding sequence ATGAGCTATCGACTGCGGCTGGCCCACCTCTACCCCGATCAAATGAATATCTACGGCGACCGCGGCAATATCGTGGCGCTCCAGCAGCGCTGCGCCTGGCGCGGCATCGGCGTCGAGCTGGTGCCGGTTGGCGTCGGCGCCGCGATCGACTGGGCGGCGGTCGACCTGGCCTTTTTCGGCGGCGGGCAAGACAGCGGGCAGGCGCTGATTGCCGGCGACTTCGTGCGGCAGCAGGGGCCGGCCATGCGCGCGGCGATCGATGCCGGGCTGGTGGTGCTGGCGATCTGCGGCGGCTACCAGCTGCTGGGCCATTACTTTCTGACCCACACGGGCGAGCGGCTGCCGGGCGTTGGGGCGATCGATGTCCATACCGTCGGTGGGCAGGTGCGCCTGATTGGCAATATTGTGATTGCGGCCGATCTGCCCGAGGTTGGCACGGCGCCGGCTGGCCCGATCTCCTTGCAGCAAGTCCGGCTGGTTGGTTTCGAGAACCACAGCGGGCGCACCTACCTGGGCGCGGGGGTACGGCGGCTCGGGCGCGTGCTGGTGGGGCACGGCAACAATGGCGAAGACGGCAGCGAGGGCGCGGTGTATCGCAACACATTCGGCTGCTACATGCATGGCTCGCTGCTGCCGAAAAACCCGCAGTTCGCCGATTACCTGATCGGCCTGGCGCTGGCGCGGCGCTATGGCCCGGCAGCTGCCCTGCAGCCGCTCGACGATCGGCTTGAGCTGGCGGCCCAGCATACGATGGTTGAGCGCTTGCTGGCGCGATGA
- a CDS encoding NAD(P)H-binding protein, with translation MTVMLIGGTGLLGGAIAEELAARGVPLRALVRSGKHAARLRALGAELVAGDMRDKRALQRALRDVRAVITTAQGNPLSRKLPMRLIDGEGNQRLIDVAREARVGHFVFVSALKADQGAAHVPQLAYKFAAEQVLQASGMQYTIVRPSSFQETFAGEFAPFKRLIDTAGIGLTLGSGRGQHSFVAVRDVARAVAFALELPEARNQIVPIGGPEDLSYRDAYRRIAQITGRRIRIVPIPRPALGLGGVLAWPMLPELGGFFDFFSFFDRAGYTCITPAWLAAALGPLRSFDAAVRAFYGDAR, from the coding sequence ATGACCGTGATGTTGATCGGCGGGACTGGCCTGCTGGGCGGTGCAATCGCCGAGGAGCTGGCTGCGCGGGGTGTACCGCTCCGTGCGCTGGTGCGCTCGGGTAAGCATGCCGCCCGGCTGCGCGCGCTAGGCGCCGAGCTGGTGGCCGGCGATATGCGCGACAAGCGCGCGCTTCAGCGGGCGCTGCGCGATGTGCGCGCGGTGATTACCACCGCGCAGGGCAACCCGCTCAGCCGCAAGCTGCCGATGCGCCTGATCGACGGCGAGGGCAACCAGCGCCTGATCGACGTGGCACGTGAGGCGCGCGTCGGCCACTTCGTGTTTGTGTCGGCCTTGAAGGCCGACCAGGGCGCCGCGCATGTGCCGCAGCTGGCCTACAAGTTTGCCGCCGAACAGGTGCTGCAGGCCAGCGGCATGCAGTACACGATCGTGCGCCCGTCGTCATTTCAAGAGACCTTCGCCGGCGAGTTTGCGCCGTTCAAGCGCCTGATCGACACTGCCGGTATTGGCCTGACGCTGGGCAGTGGGCGCGGCCAGCACTCGTTCGTGGCCGTACGCGACGTAGCGCGCGCGGTGGCGTTTGCGCTCGAGCTGCCGGAAGCGCGCAACCAGATCGTGCCGATCGGCGGCCCCGAGGATCTGAGCTACCGCGATGCCTACCGCCGAATCGCCCAGATCACCGGCCGGCGCATCAGGATCGTGCCGATCCCGCGGCCGGCGCTCGGCCTTGGCGGGGTGCTGGCCTGGCCAATGCTGCCCGAGCTGGGCGGCTTCTTCGATTTCTTCAGCTTCTTCGATCGCGCCGGGTATACCTGCATCACGCCTGCATGGCTGGCCGCTGCGCTCGGGCCGCTGCGCAGCTTCGACGCGGCTGTGCGCGCGTTCTATGGCGATGCGCGGTGA
- a CDS encoding NAD(P)/FAD-dependent oxidoreductase, giving the protein MSSYDYDAIIVGGGHNGLTCAGYLQRAGLRVLVLERRPIVGGAVCTEETIPGYKIDVGSSAHIMIHLTPIVRELELERYGLEYIDMDPYAYYPLLDGSGAIGLYRDVDTTCQSIARVAPRDAEAYRRFVAYWRPLNEAIFETFMNPPSMAQLFGRMAGAQIRAGGSSIESVRRLIAPYSQLISETFESEPMRAFMAWLGAQSGPPPDEIASGDHFGWYAMMHLSGAKHPKGGSGMLTQAMARSLEASGGTVVLDAPVRRILVQGGKAQGVETADGMRYSAPLVISNAHVWTTLLDLVGAQHLAPAFVARVRNIRVGNGFGMTVRCAADELPDYAGAPSGGRPHESHHGLQMLCPSIDYLRRAFADYSLGQPAREPAVIAMTFSAIDPVVAPPGKHTVFLWSQYFPYELAGGQQWDDLREQVADSILEVLYRYAPNMRGKIIDRFIQSPLDLERRLGLPRGNVMHVEMSFDQMFFFRPLPELASYRTPIGGLYLTGASTHPGGGVFGASGYNTARVVLADRQRAGRLWAGAGVAAAGAGLWLAKAKRKK; this is encoded by the coding sequence ATGAGCAGCTACGACTACGACGCCATCATTGTGGGTGGCGGGCACAACGGGCTGACGTGTGCCGGCTATTTGCAGCGCGCCGGCCTGCGCGTGCTGGTGCTCGAAAGGCGGCCGATCGTCGGCGGGGCCGTGTGTACCGAAGAGACCATCCCCGGCTACAAGATCGACGTTGGCTCGTCGGCGCACATCATGATCCACCTCACACCGATCGTGCGCGAGCTTGAGCTCGAGCGCTATGGCCTCGAGTATATCGACATGGACCCGTACGCGTACTACCCGCTGCTCGATGGCTCGGGCGCGATCGGGCTGTATCGCGATGTCGATACGACATGCCAGTCGATCGCGCGCGTGGCCCCGCGCGATGCCGAGGCCTACCGGCGCTTCGTGGCCTACTGGCGCCCGCTGAACGAGGCGATCTTCGAGACGTTTATGAACCCGCCGAGCATGGCCCAGCTATTCGGGCGCATGGCTGGTGCGCAGATCCGTGCCGGCGGCAGCTCGATCGAGTCGGTGCGCCGGCTGATCGCGCCGTACAGCCAGCTGATCAGCGAGACCTTCGAGAGCGAGCCGATGCGCGCGTTCATGGCCTGGCTGGGCGCGCAGTCGGGCCCGCCGCCCGACGAGATCGCCTCGGGCGATCATTTCGGCTGGTACGCCATGATGCACCTGAGCGGCGCCAAGCACCCCAAGGGTGGCAGCGGTATGCTCACGCAGGCGATGGCGCGCTCGCTCGAGGCCAGCGGCGGCACTGTCGTGCTCGATGCGCCGGTGCGGCGCATCCTGGTGCAAGGCGGCAAGGCCCAGGGCGTCGAAACCGCCGACGGCATGCGCTACAGCGCGCCGCTGGTGATCTCAAACGCGCATGTCTGGACCACGCTGCTCGATCTGGTGGGCGCGCAGCACCTGGCGCCGGCATTCGTGGCGCGCGTGCGCAACATTCGCGTGGGCAACGGCTTCGGCATGACCGTGCGCTGCGCGGCCGACGAGCTGCCCGACTACGCCGGCGCGCCGTCGGGCGGGCGCCCGCACGAGAGCCACCATGGCCTGCAGATGCTCTGCCCGTCGATCGACTACCTGCGGCGCGCGTTTGCCGACTACAGCCTGGGCCAGCCCGCGCGCGAGCCGGCGGTGATTGCCATGACCTTCTCGGCGATCGACCCGGTGGTGGCGCCGCCCGGCAAGCACACGGTGTTCTTGTGGTCGCAGTACTTCCCATACGAGCTGGCCGGCGGCCAGCAGTGGGACGACCTGCGCGAGCAGGTGGCCGATAGCATTCTCGAGGTGTTGTACCGCTACGCACCGAACATGCGCGGCAAGATCATCGATCGCTTCATCCAATCGCCCCTCGACCTCGAGCGCCGGCTGGGGCTGCCGCGCGGCAACGTGATGCATGTCGAGATGTCGTTCGACCAGATGTTCTTCTTCAGGCCGCTGCCCGAGCTGGCCTCGTACCGCACGCCGATCGGCGGGCTGTACCTGACCGGCGCAAGCACGCACCCCGGCGGCGGCGTGTTTGGCGCCAGCGGCTACAACACCGCGCGGGTGGTGCTGGCCGATCGCCAGCGCGCAGGGCGCCTGTGGGCCGGCGCGGGGGTTGCGGCGGCGGGGGCCGGGCTATGGTTAGCCAAAGCCAAACGTAAAAAGTAG
- a CDS encoding DUF3105 domain-containing protein → MAETGVRRAGGRQVQGKGSKKSNTPLIIGGVIGLLIIMVAAGMLFSRGGGAALGQQFPNMVPPPGNPHIAGVNDQHPAYNSNPPTSGWHTGGNIGPWGVTTEPIPDEITVHNLEHGGVIIHYRQDLDQATVDQLTTLTRQLQQQSPCVLLIPRPADKLDKPIAVTAWTWLLKLDSFDANAITSFFRQHVNQGPEQVGCALR, encoded by the coding sequence ATGGCTGAAACAGGAGTACGCCGGGCCGGCGGCCGCCAGGTGCAGGGCAAAGGCTCTAAGAAATCGAACACGCCGCTGATTATCGGCGGCGTGATCGGGCTGCTGATCATCATGGTCGCGGCGGGCATGCTATTCTCGCGGGGCGGCGGTGCCGCGCTTGGCCAGCAGTTCCCGAACATGGTGCCGCCACCAGGCAACCCGCATATTGCCGGCGTCAACGACCAGCACCCGGCCTACAACTCAAACCCGCCCACGTCGGGCTGGCACACCGGTGGCAACATCGGCCCGTGGGGCGTCACAACCGAACCCATCCCCGACGAGATCACCGTGCATAACCTCGAACACGGCGGCGTGATCATCCACTATCGCCAGGATCTCGATCAGGCTACAGTCGACCAGCTGACCACGCTCACACGCCAGCTGCAGCAGCAGAGCCCGTGTGTGCTGCTCATCCCGCGCCCGGCCGACAAGCTCGACAAACCGATCGCGGTGACGGCCTGGACCTGGCTGCTCAAGCTCGATAGCTTCGACGCCAACGCGATCACCTCATTCTTCCGCCAGCATGTCAACCAGGGCCCCGAGCAGGTCGGCTGCGCCCTACGATAA
- a CDS encoding pseudouridine-5'-phosphate glycosidase — MVQIPDHIRAALAAGQPVVALESTVISHGLPYPHNLDLARAMEAEVRGSGALPATIGVVAGTPTVGMSGGQIEHFAQASGVLKLSRRDIGYAAARGRDGATTVAATMALAAAAGVQVFATGGIGGVHRGAELTWDVSGDLTELARTPVLVVCAGAKAILDLAATLEYLETIGVPVLGYGSARFPAFYSADSGLALPAHADSPAEVAAVWRAHRTYGGGAGMLLTVPPPAEVALPRDEIEGAITRALAKAQAAGIRGQAVTPFLLTAVAEETHGESMRTNIALLRQNARVAAEVARAIADFERA, encoded by the coding sequence ATGGTACAGATTCCCGATCACATTCGGGCCGCACTCGCGGCCGGCCAGCCCGTCGTGGCGCTCGAGAGCACGGTGATCTCGCACGGGCTACCCTACCCACACAACCTCGACCTGGCGCGCGCGATGGAGGCCGAGGTACGCGGCAGCGGCGCGCTGCCCGCCACGATCGGCGTCGTCGCCGGCACGCCGACCGTCGGCATGTCGGGCGGGCAGATCGAGCACTTCGCTCAGGCCAGCGGCGTGCTCAAGCTCTCGCGCCGCGACATTGGCTATGCGGCCGCGCGCGGGCGCGACGGCGCCACCACCGTCGCGGCCACCATGGCCCTGGCGGCGGCGGCCGGCGTGCAGGTGTTCGCCACCGGCGGGATCGGCGGAGTACACCGCGGCGCCGAGCTGACCTGGGATGTGTCGGGCGACCTGACCGAGCTGGCGCGCACGCCGGTGCTGGTGGTGTGCGCCGGCGCCAAGGCGATCCTCGATCTCGCGGCTACGCTCGAGTACCTCGAGACGATCGGCGTGCCGGTGCTGGGCTACGGCAGCGCGCGCTTCCCGGCGTTCTACAGCGCCGATAGCGGCCTGGCGCTGCCGGCACACGCCGACTCGCCGGCCGAGGTGGCGGCAGTCTGGCGCGCGCATCGTACCTATGGTGGCGGCGCGGGCATGCTGCTGACGGTGCCGCCGCCGGCCGAGGTGGCGCTGCCGCGCGACGAGATCGAGGGCGCGATCACACGCGCGCTCGCGAAGGCCCAGGCCGCCGGTATCCGCGGCCAGGCGGTTACGCCCTTCCTGCTGACGGCGGTGGCCGAGGAGACACACGGCGAGAGTATGCGCACGAATATTGCGCTGCTGCGCCAGAATGCGCGCGTCGCCGCTGAGGTGGCCCGCGCAATCGCCGACTTCGAACGCGCATAA
- the pulA gene encoding pullulanase-type alpha-1,6-glucosidase, producing the protein MMCRRSYARLSALALVLLLTVRLPAWPAHAQGSPEPTTVSIPGTIQSKLGCDGDWQPACEKTFLTYDAQAGIWEGTFELPAGAYEYKAALNKTWDENYGLNAARGGANIPLVLSQPARVTFRYDHRTHWVADSAGSPFATVIGSFSPAIGCGGDRAATCPGAWLQDPDGDGTFALITSTIPAGSYDARVQVNGPAAAVYGAGGAQDGPAVAFSVSKTGDEIFFGYDGSTHMLTISTEGAPKGDLRKARAHWVAKDTISWNVIGSPKYRYSLFYDPGGKLDLRAAGITGGTELPLAFSRSGPGDAVIKQFPHLGSFTALKLPPAALANLPAMLKGQLAVAVRDENGKMLDAAGLQIPGVLDDLYHYDGPLGVAYAGATPTLRVWAPTARAVALHLFADATTSVSTTVALRADPASGVWSAEGTPDWTGQYYLYEVEVYVPALGKVVQNLVTDPYSISLAANSTRSQIVNLADASLKPAGWDAVQKPALAAPEDIVLYELHMRDFSIFDTSVPAAERGTFMAFTHAESNGMRHLKRLAAAGVTHVHLLPAFDLASIEEDRARRQEPDPATLAALPPDSDQQQALIGPLRDKDGYNWGYDPFHYTTPEGSYASDPNGPARIREFRAMVQSLGAAGLRTVMDVVYNHTSASGQDGKSVFDKIVPGYYYRLNNDGAVETSTCCQNTASEHAMMRKLMIDSLRTWAVAYKVDGFRFDLMGHHMVDTMQAIRAALDTLTPARDGVDGKQIYLYGEGWDFGEVANNARGKNATQLNMAGTGIGTFNDRLRDAVRGGGPFSGIQEQGFATGLLSAPNGIAQGTPDEQKDLLLKYTDWIKLGLAGNLKTYTLTNQNGEAKTGEQVQYNGRPAGYTLDPQENIVYVSAHDNETLFDAVQLKAPTSAPIETRARMANLGLSLALLSQGVPFIHAGDEILRSKSLDRNSYNSGDWFNRLDWTYATNNWGVGLPPAGDNQEHWPLMQPLLANPALRPAPALIQSSLAKVEELLQIRSSSRLFRLRTAAEVQQQLSFLNNGPAQVPGLIVMRLQSDGQQPDDRFGQIVVLFNGNSQATTFADAALKGSGLALHPAQAASSDRLLKRASFDNAAGSFSVPGYTTAVFVGPAAAPAATAVPLAASTPTTAPASTTAPAPTSPPAATPAPASSANRTGLLLGGLLAILALASAIGAVVRRGRKR; encoded by the coding sequence ATGATGTGCCGACGATCGTATGCGCGGCTGAGCGCCCTGGCCCTGGTGCTGCTGCTCACCGTGCGGCTGCCCGCCTGGCCCGCGCACGCCCAGGGCTCGCCCGAGCCAACCACAGTGAGCATCCCCGGCACCATCCAGAGCAAGCTCGGCTGCGACGGCGACTGGCAGCCGGCCTGCGAGAAGACCTTTCTAACCTACGATGCGCAGGCCGGGATCTGGGAGGGCACCTTCGAGCTGCCAGCCGGCGCGTACGAATATAAGGCCGCGCTGAACAAAACCTGGGACGAAAACTATGGCCTGAACGCCGCCCGCGGTGGCGCAAACATCCCGCTCGTGCTCAGCCAGCCCGCCCGCGTGACCTTCCGCTACGACCACCGCACCCACTGGGTTGCCGACAGCGCCGGATCGCCATTCGCGACTGTGATCGGCAGCTTCAGCCCGGCGATCGGCTGCGGCGGCGACCGGGCCGCCACCTGCCCCGGCGCATGGCTGCAGGATCCCGACGGCGACGGCACGTTCGCGCTGATCACCAGCACCATCCCGGCCGGCAGCTACGACGCGCGTGTGCAGGTGAACGGCCCGGCTGCCGCAGTGTATGGCGCCGGCGGCGCGCAAGACGGCCCGGCAGTGGCCTTCAGCGTGAGTAAAACCGGCGACGAGATCTTTTTCGGCTACGATGGCAGCACACATATGCTCACAATCAGCACCGAAGGCGCGCCCAAGGGCGACCTGCGCAAAGCCCGCGCGCATTGGGTCGCCAAAGACACGATCTCGTGGAATGTGATTGGCTCGCCGAAATACCGCTACTCGCTGTTCTACGACCCCGGCGGCAAGCTCGATCTGCGCGCAGCCGGGATCACCGGCGGCACCGAGCTGCCGCTGGCCTTCTCGCGCAGCGGGCCGGGCGACGCGGTGATCAAGCAGTTCCCACACCTGGGCAGCTTCACCGCGCTCAAGCTGCCGCCCGCTGCGCTGGCCAACCTGCCGGCCATGCTCAAGGGCCAGCTGGCCGTGGCCGTGCGCGACGAAAACGGCAAGATGCTCGACGCCGCCGGCCTCCAGATCCCCGGCGTGCTCGACGACCTGTACCACTACGACGGCCCGCTCGGCGTGGCCTACGCCGGCGCGACGCCAACCCTACGCGTGTGGGCGCCGACCGCGCGCGCGGTGGCGTTGCACCTGTTCGCCGACGCGACCACCAGCGTCAGCACGACTGTCGCACTGCGGGCCGACCCGGCCAGCGGTGTGTGGAGCGCCGAGGGCACACCCGACTGGACCGGCCAGTACTACCTGTACGAGGTCGAGGTGTATGTGCCGGCGCTTGGTAAAGTGGTGCAGAACCTGGTGACCGATCCCTACTCGATCAGCCTGGCGGCCAACAGCACGCGCAGCCAGATCGTGAACCTGGCCGACGCCAGCTTGAAGCCGGCCGGTTGGGATGCCGTGCAGAAGCCCGCGCTGGCCGCGCCCGAAGACATCGTGCTCTACGAGCTGCACATGCGCGATTTCAGCATCTTCGACACAAGCGTGCCGGCGGCCGAGCGCGGCACCTTCATGGCCTTCACCCACGCCGAATCGAACGGCATGCGCCACCTCAAGCGGCTGGCCGCCGCCGGGGTGACGCACGTCCACCTGCTGCCGGCCTTCGACCTGGCCTCGATCGAAGAAGACCGCGCCAGGCGCCAGGAGCCCGACCCGGCCACACTGGCCGCGCTGCCGCCCGACTCCGACCAGCAGCAGGCGCTGATCGGCCCGCTGCGCGACAAAGACGGCTACAACTGGGGCTACGACCCGTTCCACTACACCACGCCCGAAGGCAGCTACGCCAGCGACCCGAACGGCCCCGCGCGCATCCGCGAGTTTCGCGCCATGGTCCAATCGCTCGGCGCGGCCGGCCTGCGCACGGTGATGGATGTGGTGTACAACCACACCAGCGCCAGCGGCCAGGACGGAAAATCGGTGTTCGACAAGATCGTGCCGGGCTATTACTACCGCCTGAATAACGACGGCGCGGTCGAAACCAGCACCTGCTGCCAGAATACTGCCAGCGAGCACGCCATGATGCGAAAGCTGATGATCGACTCGCTGCGCACCTGGGCGGTGGCCTATAAAGTCGATGGCTTCCGCTTCGACCTGATGGGCCACCATATGGTCGATACCATGCAGGCGATCCGCGCTGCGCTCGACACGCTGACGCCCGCGCGCGATGGTGTCGATGGCAAACAGATCTACCTGTACGGCGAGGGCTGGGACTTCGGCGAAGTGGCCAACAACGCGCGCGGCAAGAACGCCACCCAGCTCAACATGGCCGGCACCGGCATCGGCACCTTCAACGACCGCCTGCGCGATGCCGTGCGCGGCGGCGGGCCGTTCAGCGGAATCCAGGAGCAGGGCTTCGCCACCGGGCTGCTGAGCGCGCCCAATGGCATCGCGCAGGGTACGCCCGACGAGCAGAAAGACCTGCTGCTGAAGTACACCGACTGGATCAAGCTAGGCCTGGCCGGCAACCTGAAGACCTACACGCTGACCAACCAGAATGGCGAGGCCAAAACCGGCGAGCAGGTGCAGTACAACGGCCGGCCGGCCGGCTACACGCTCGACCCGCAAGAGAACATTGTGTACGTGTCGGCCCACGACAACGAGACGCTGTTCGACGCGGTGCAGCTCAAGGCGCCCACCAGCGCGCCGATCGAGACGCGCGCGCGCATGGCCAACCTGGGCCTGAGCCTGGCGCTGCTAAGCCAGGGCGTGCCGTTCATCCACGCCGGCGACGAGATCTTGCGCTCGAAATCGCTCGACCGCAACAGCTACAACTCGGGCGATTGGTTCAACCGGCTCGACTGGACGTATGCCACGAACAACTGGGGCGTGGGCCTGCCGCCGGCGGGCGACAACCAAGAGCACTGGCCGCTCATGCAGCCGCTGCTGGCCAACCCGGCGCTGCGGCCCGCGCCCGCGCTCATCCAATCCTCGCTGGCAAAGGTCGAAGAGCTGCTACAGATCCGCAGCAGCTCGCGGCTGTTCCGCCTGCGCACGGCCGCCGAGGTGCAGCAGCAGCTCAGCTTTCTGAATAATGGGCCGGCGCAAGTGCCTGGCCTGATCGTGATGCGCCTGCAGAGCGACGGGCAGCAGCCCGACGATCGGTTCGGCCAGATCGTGGTGCTGTTCAACGGCAACAGCCAGGCCACCACCTTCGCCGACGCCGCGCTCAAAGGCAGCGGCCTGGCGCTGCACCCGGCCCAGGCGGCATCGAGCGATCGGCTGCTCAAGCGCGCCAGCTTCGACAACGCGGCCGGGTCGTTCAGCGTGCCGGGCTACACCACAGCCGTATTCGTGGGGCCGGCCGCCGCACCCGCCGCCACCGCCGTGCCACTCGCTGCCAGCACGCCAACCACCGCGCCGGCCAGCACAACTGCGCCCGCGCCAACTAGCCCGCCCGCTGCCACGCCGGCGCCCGCCAGCAGCGCGAATCGCACCGGCCTGCTACTAGGCGGCCTGCTGGCCATCCTGGCGCTTGCCAGCGCGATCGGCGCGGTCGTGCGGCGCGGCCGCAAGCGCTGA